The following coding sequences lie in one Danio rerio strain Tuebingen ecotype United States chromosome 3, GRCz12tu, whole genome shotgun sequence genomic window:
- the si:ch211-110e4.2 gene encoding interferon-induced very large GTPase 1 encodes MRRMDTTTSKTTERQEVNSGASGSSDIRSDQYLQQQNNEKIMNLFHRLHLEGRIRNTFKNADVLQLNEYSLQSHESCVEKELIQTFIQKLLMMNYRARNINVKMRNEQKEIQQKDSDSFDEGGNFFDDAYNTSLSERRTSQSERIHPMDVQMAVFHCADGFLKQLMVTKLSQCQFALPLLVPDPETQQIEFPLWTFRQINKSWKIRNTNNETISQTQPIYKAQTPMVFFFRFGSVSSSKSQLMNSLINDKHNTFFHRNCPGSSRSRVLMDGVVEIAWFCPSGSDDDKFTDCVAFCNLHGDAGDHEKQWRILTELASVNVVLLQKLDRNVRHAEKIQNLYSEEKPLISLFSDDKSAVNKMRKHKYKIGLKDRNQSDVSEDLMKALNDCLSESSPTFRLEDVSKHSDIRVDEEDDEDCRRGRAAAQQMISLLKEKKLTEIKESFLPHQGKLWHQWSQKNKELHRPQGDEIEIVTSRKKAEMKKIREEQHKLQICEFMKLFLNKIISNAEQEKLFFLKYLTILLDEHTSADLCTLHHKYDKTWSNILKLKEKNDKSEQFKAQGVKQLKAEETELERISEDIHAATFGLEHIMREIGQIYESCSSVKESKKHLPFHFSSLPNVAAKMMISGFPLELMDGDAAHVPVVWISAVLDQLIQKLGDQTRVFVLSVLGLQSSGKSTMLNAMFGLQFAVSAGRTTRGAFMQLVKVSEEMKTQMNCDYILVVDTEGLRALELAGRSTRHHDNELATFVVGLANLTLINIFGENLSEMQDVLQIVVQAFMRMKKVKLDPICMFVHQNVSDVTAGEKNMEGRRRLQETLDEMTKLAAEEEVYDAERFSDVIRFDVQNDVKYFAQLWEGSPPLAPPNPNYCENIQKLKNTILSKTSGCLTLSRFKGRVDDLWKALLNENFVFSFKNILEIAVYRRLETKYSDWTWKLRSAMLKIEEKFHNRVANGYDVVEESDLLAEMNETKEVKASLVAFFEEDRDKDILSQWRARFETKITDLHDELIKKTKRRLEEVIQQKKIRENLDAKKTEYENKLFCRSKELALQFKNNERNEQQMSNEFDSVWSGWIDELANTPLVENIDLWKDVTIILSENHQLADLEERKQGKFYKQINHLNNYSDYIMLKRNADLSDQDQSSEQADARYEHKEEEDMPVKQKSNSKNVEARQNESQDNDLLPEDHDTISFMIADVMKQTNKILERAQKANLGFHHSYIQDMTACVQEHINQFHNQNKKCKLKKEFSLDLCLFVCERAHDTFNALHNEFKNANDPRIYLERQKPQYYSVFKNFCKGATTTTIFAKIMCSELESSILNAVYNKTAIELADLMRSDLPAFNGNKSKLEKHILKTLAEREIFEEYMKYISDPRDYFKHFIMCEVNKFIDQQQQKVLTALRNNLMLKVEAVTTALCKSIEEVKGNRGDADMWLKRFTETLRDELKFSGNSYVDLSEITDLDFLKNVLMEGLTPKISELEKGFSINDIKMEKCRKKPDELLIDHFCQCCWVQCPFCGVTCTNTIANHPGDHSAPLHRNTGVTGMSYRDTTNLSLDICTSVVASDRSFYTDSPDNKVLWKEYRKAGGVFDKWSITPDLSELPYWKWFVCRFQKDLEKYHSKTFKGCGKIPGEWRKHTKARAIQSLEEYT; translated from the exons ATGAGAAGAATGGACACAACAACATCAAAAACCACAGAAAGACAGGAG GTCAATAGCGGGGCTTCTGGATCATCAGACATCAGATCAGATCAATACCTACAACagcaaaacaatgaaaaaataatgaatcTGTTTCACAGACTTCATCTTGAAGGCAGAATccgtaatacatttaaaaatgcagaTGTTCTTCAGCTAAATGAATATTCTTTACAGTCTCATGAGTCTTGTGTTGAAAAAGAGCTCATTCAGACTTTCATACAGAAACTACTGATGATGAACTACAGAGCAAGAAACATAAATGTTAAAATGAGGAATGAGCAGAAAGAAATACAACAAAAAGACAGTGATTCATTTGATGAAGGAGGTAACTTTTTTGATGATGCTTATAACACATCTTTGTCAGAGAGAAGAACAAGTCAGTCTGAGCGAATTCACCCAATGGATGTTCAGATGGCTGTGTTTCATTGTGCTGATGGTTTCCTGAAGCAGCTGATGGTCACTAAACTGTCCCAGTGTCAGTTCGCTCTGCCTCTGCTTGTTCCTGATCCAGAAACACAACAGATTGAGTTTCCTCTCTGGACATTCAGACAAATCAACAAGAGCTGGAAGATCAGAAACACCAACAATGAAACCATCAGTCAAACCCAGCCCATCTACAAGGCACAAACTCCAATGGTGTTTTTCTTCAGGTTTGGCTCTGTGTCTTCATCCAAGTCTCAGCTGATGAACAGTCTGATCAATGACAAACACAACACGTTCTTCCACAGGAACTGCCCAGGCAGCAGCAGATCCAGAGTCCTGATGGATGGAGTGGTGGAGATCGCCTGGTTCTGCCCTTCTGGATCAGATGATGATAAATTCACTGACTGTGTGGCCTTCTGTAATCTACATGGAGATGCAGGAGACCACGAGAAACAGTGGAGGATCCTCACTGAGTTGGCCTCGGTCAATGTGGTACTTCTGCAGAAACTAGACAGAAATGTCAGACATGCAGAAAAGATCCAAAACCTGTACAGTGAAGAAAAGCCCCTTATTAGTCTTTTTTCTGATGATAAATCTGCTGTAAATAAAATGAGGAAACATAAATATAAGATCGGTTTAAAAGACAGAAATCAGTCAGATGTCTCTGAAGATCTCATGAAAGCATTAAATGATTGTCTCTCAGAATCATCTCCCACTTTTAGACTTGAAGATGTGTCCAAACACTCAGACATCAGAGTAGATGAGGAAGACGATGAAGACTGCAGGAGAGGAAGAGCAGCAGCACAGCAGATGATCAGTTTACTGAAGGAGAAAAAACTGACAGAAATCAAAGAATCATTTCTGCCTCATCAGGGGAAACTGTGGCATCAGTGGAGTCAGAAGAACAAAGAACTACATCGACCTCAAGGAGATGAGATAGAAATAGTTACAAGTCGGAAAAAAGCAGAAATGAAGAAAATCCGTGAAGAGCAGCACAAACTTCAAATCTGTGAGTTTATgaagctatttttaaataaaatcatatcAAATGCCGAACAGGAAAAGTTATTTTTCCttaaatatctaacaattctACTGGATGAACATACATCAGCCGATCTTTGTACTTTACATCACAAATATGATAAAACATGGTCAAACATCTTAAAACTGAAGGAGAAAAATGATAAATCTGAACAATTCAAAGCTCAAGGCGTCAAACAACTCAAAGCTGAAGAAACTGAACTTGAGAGAATATCTGAGGATATTCACGCTGCAACTTTTGGTCTGGAGCACATCATGAGGGAGATCGGTCAGATCTATGAATCATGTTCATCTGTGAAGGAGAGTAAAAAACATCTGCCGTTTCACTTCTCTTCTCTCCCAAATGTTGCAGCAAAGATGATGATCTCTGGGTTTCCACTGGAGCTGATGGATGGAGATGCTGCTCATGTTCCAGTAGTCTGGATCTCCGCTGTTCTTGATCAGCTCATCCAGAAACTGGGAGACCAGACCAGAGTCTTTGTGCTGTCAGTTTTAGGGCTTCAAAGCTCTGGGAAATCCACCATGCTGAACGCCATGTTTGGCCTCCAGTTTGCCGTCAGTGCTGGCAGAACAACCAGAGGAGCTTTCATGCAGCTGGTCAAAGTGTCTGAGGAGATGAAAACACAGATGAACTGTGACTATATTCTGGTTGTTGATACTGAGGGTCTTCGTGCTCTAGAACTGGCTGGAAGATCAACAAGACATCATGACAATGAATTGGCCACATTTGTTGTTGGTCTTGCTAATCTTACATTGATCAACATCTTTGGGGAAAACCTATCTGAGATGCAGGATGTTCTTCAGATTGTTGTTCAGGCCTTCATGAGGATGAAGAAGGTGAAACTGGATCCCATCTGTATGTTTGTACATCAAAATGTTTCAGACGTCACAGCTGGAGAGAAAAACATGGAGGGTAGAAGACGATTGCAGGAGACGCTAGATGAGATGACCAAACTTGCTGCTGAAGAGGAAGTCTATGATGCAGAACGCTTCAGTGATGTCATTAGATTTGATGTTCAGAATGATGTGAAGTATTTTGCTCAGCTCTGGGAGGGCAGTCCACCATTGGCTCCACCAAACCCAAACTACTGTGAGAATATCCAGAAGCTGAAAAACACCATTCTTTCAAAAACCTCTGGCTGTCTTACACTGTCACGGTTCAAAGGACGTGTTGATGATCTGTGGAAAGCTCTTCTTAATGAAAACTTTGTGTTCAGCTTCAAAAACATTCTTGAGATTGCAGTGTACAGAAGACTGGAAACCAAGTACAGTGACTGGACCTGGAAACTCAGAAGTGCGATGTTGAAAATAGAAGAAAAGTTCCACAACAGAGTTGCCAATGGATATGACGTGGTGGAAGAATCAGACCTGTTGGCTGAAATGAATGAGACAAAGGAAGTAAAAGCATCTTTGGTGGCATTTTTTGAGGAGGACAGAGACAAAGATATTCTGAGTCAATGGAGAGCAAGGTTTGAGACCAAAATTACAGATCTCCATGATGAGCTCATAAAGAAAACAAAGAGAAGACTGGAAGAAGTGATTCAACAGAAAAAGATAAGAGAAAACCTGGATGCCAAAAAGACAGAGtatgaaaataagcttttctgtCGGAGTAAAGAGCttgctttacaatttaaaaacaatgaaaGGAATGAACAACAAATGTCGAATGAATTTGACTCAGTTTGGAGCGGATGGATAGATGAACTGGCCAACACTCCTCTAGTTGAAAACATTGACCTTTGGAAAGATGTCACAATAATCCTGTCAGAAAACCATCAATTGGCTGATCTGGAAGAGAGAAAACAGGGGAAATTCTATAAACAGATTAACCATCTGAATAATTATTCAGATTACATTATGCTGAAAAGGAATGCTGATCTCTCTGATCAGGACCAGTCTTCTGAACAGGCAGATGCAAGGTATGAACATAAAGAGGAGGAAGACATGCCCGTCAAACAAAAGTCTAACTCAAAAAATGTAGAGGCAAGACAGAATGAATCACAGGACAATGACCTGTTACCCGAAGATCATGATACAATCAGTTTTATGATCGCAGATGTCATGAAGCAGACCAATAAAATACTTGAGCGAGCACAAAAAGCGAATCTAGGCTTCCACCACAGCTATATTCAGGACATGACAGCATGTGTCCAGGAACACATCAATCAATTTCATAATCAGAACAAGAAATGTAAGCTGAAGAAGGAGTTCAGTTTAGAtctttgtctgtttgtgtgtgaacGAGCACATGACACATTTAATGCACTTCACAATGAGTTTAAGAATGCAAATGATCCACGAATTTATCTTGAGCGGCAGAAACCTCAGTATTACAGTGTCTTCAAGAACTTCTGCAAAggagcaacaacaacaaccatattTGCTAAAATCATGTGCAGTGAGCTTGAATCTTCCATCTTAAATGCAGTTTACAACAAAACTGCTATTGAGTTGGCGGACCTGATGAGGTCTGATTTACCAGCATTCAATGGCAACAAATCAAAACTGGAAAAACACATCCTGAAAACCCTTGCAGAAAGGGAGATTTTTGAAGAGTATATGAAGTACATCAGTGATCCCAGAGATTACTTCAAACATTTCATCATGTGTGAAGTCAATAAGTTCATCGATCAGCAACAGCAAAAGGTGCTCACTGCATTAAGAAACAATCTCATGCTCAAAGTAGAGGCTGTGACCACAGCATTGTGTAAATCAATAGAGGAGGTCAAGGGAAACAGGGGAGATGCAGACATGTGGCTGAAAAGATTCACCGAAACTCTCAGAGATGAGCTTAAATTTTCAGGAAACTCATATGTAGATCTCAGTGAAATTACTGACCTTGATTTCCTGAAGAACGTTTTGATGGAAGGTCTGACACCAAAGATCTCAGAACTAGAAAAGGGGTTTAGCATTAATGACATAAaaatggaaaagtgcagaaagaAACCAGACGAGCTTTTGATTGACCACTTCTGTCAGTGCTGTTGGGTTCAGTGTCCGTTCTGTGGAGTCACCTGCACAAACACCATAGCAAACCATCCTGGAGACCACAGTGCTCCTTTACACCGTAATACTGGAGTAACAGGGATGAGTTACAGGGATACAACTAACTTGTCTCTTGACATCTGCACATCAGTCGTAGCAAGTGATCGATCTTTTTACACAGATTCCCCGGATAACAAAGTCCTCTGGAAGGAATACAGAAAAGCAGGAGGAGTTTTTGATAAGTGGAGCATCACTCCTGATCTCTCTGAACTGCCCTACTGGAAGTGGTTTGTGTGCCGATTCCAGAAAGATCTGGAAAAATACCACAGTAAAACCTTTAAGGGGTGTGGTAAGATACCAGGTGAATGGAGAAAGCACACAAAAGCTAGAGCAATACAGAGTTTAGAAGAATACACCTAA